A genomic segment from Peribacillus sp. ACCC06369 encodes:
- the essB gene encoding type VII secretion protein EssB has product MDEKKSSYLEKKTEAAIVKGDNGYSFDFQRAKLSMQDPLELQLIHEADDALQKHIEVTEDEVQIRVNPPASFFVFSKAKDKNLIGRWVSSYQIVKKIRNHELTRLQLVVCPENIVFDSSLAPYFLHYGVKDSLPPYEHNQDELFKETKATISALVDGQYTFEEYLLYHKTLKLSNESQSILASGTWDELSKVIQNRIEALEKEEKAFVHIPEKKWKTGRYTLWGTMIVLVPLLLFTIYTLFFSQPRQEAYVESGESFLKQKYSEVIDRLENYDPKNMPYVVQYELAMAYVTYEPLDDVRKKNVENAITLQTDSQYLLYWIYIGRGMNEDAIDLARIMEDRELITYGLLNQKEQIKLDDNLSGEEKETQIKEIDTELSQYEKEIKELQKQMEEQQDQNQPATESNDQGEAEAKPAVKEVEEKEPASGEKEESKDSSKKSSEEKEKSKE; this is encoded by the coding sequence ATGGATGAGAAAAAATCTTCATATCTGGAGAAAAAAACAGAAGCTGCAATTGTGAAGGGTGATAATGGGTATTCGTTCGATTTCCAACGGGCAAAACTGTCGATGCAAGATCCATTGGAATTACAGCTTATTCATGAAGCCGATGATGCTCTCCAGAAACATATAGAAGTGACAGAGGACGAGGTGCAGATCAGAGTAAATCCACCAGCCTCTTTTTTTGTTTTTTCCAAAGCTAAAGATAAAAATCTGATAGGTCGATGGGTATCGTCCTATCAAATCGTGAAGAAAATCAGAAATCATGAATTGACTCGGCTGCAACTAGTCGTCTGTCCAGAAAATATCGTTTTTGATTCAAGCTTGGCCCCATATTTCCTGCATTATGGTGTAAAAGACAGTTTGCCTCCTTATGAACATAATCAAGATGAGCTATTTAAAGAAACGAAGGCAACGATTTCTGCACTTGTGGATGGGCAGTATACATTCGAAGAGTATTTGCTTTACCATAAAACACTAAAACTATCGAACGAATCACAAAGTATACTGGCATCGGGGACTTGGGATGAACTTTCCAAGGTCATTCAAAATCGGATAGAAGCATTAGAGAAGGAAGAAAAAGCATTTGTACATATCCCTGAAAAGAAATGGAAAACGGGCCGTTATACACTTTGGGGTACGATGATCGTTCTAGTGCCACTGCTGTTGTTTACGATTTACACACTATTCTTCTCCCAACCTAGGCAGGAGGCATATGTAGAAAGCGGTGAAAGCTTCTTAAAACAAAAATACAGTGAAGTCATTGACCGTTTGGAAAACTACGATCCAAAAAATATGCCGTATGTCGTTCAATATGAACTGGCTATGGCCTATGTCACTTATGAGCCGTTAGATGATGTCAGGAAGAAGAATGTAGAAAATGCAATCACTTTGCAAACGGATAGTCAGTATCTTCTATATTGGATTTATATAGGCAGGGGCATGAACGAGGACGCGATCGATTTGGCGAGAATCATGGAGGATCGCGAATTGATTACATATGGTCTGTTAAATCAGAAAGAACAGATTAAGCTAGACGATAACCTTTCAGGGGAAGAAAAGGAAACGCAAATTAAAGAAATCGATACAGAGTTGTCCCAATATGAAAAGGAAATAAAGGAATTGCAAAAGCAAATGGAGGAACAGCAAGATCAAAACCAGCCTGCAACAGAGTCCAATGATCAAGGTGAAGCTGAAGCAAAACCTGCTGTAAAAGAAGTAGAGGAAAAGGAGCCTGCTTCTGGAGAAAAAGAAGAAAGTAAGGATTCCTCGAAAAAATCATCTGAAGAAAAAGAGAAAAGCAAAGAGTGA
- the essA gene encoding type VII secretion protein EssA, with protein sequence MKWSKFVMPVLFILFFSYTAHAGAEEEPMVEPNEYQEKDIDIQTEYFHEEGLLEQKQELPEELKDLTFERGKYDVIDSVKDSLFLSPVTENQNNTIASKAEQLGLFSEVSIRTRSEEETEPTLNFDLTILLGIVLALLVGCLFFILIPKMGKLNGEVKRK encoded by the coding sequence ATGAAGTGGAGTAAATTCGTAATGCCAGTCTTGTTCATCCTGTTCTTTAGCTATACAGCGCATGCCGGGGCAGAAGAGGAACCCATGGTGGAGCCCAATGAGTATCAAGAAAAGGATATTGATATTCAGACGGAGTATTTCCATGAGGAAGGATTGTTGGAACAGAAGCAAGAACTGCCTGAAGAACTAAAAGACCTTACTTTTGAAAGAGGTAAATATGATGTCATTGACTCGGTGAAGGACTCACTGTTTCTGTCTCCGGTAACGGAGAATCAAAATAATACCATCGCTTCAAAAGCAGAACAGCTTGGATTATTCTCGGAAGTCAGCATTCGAACGAGAAGTGAAGAAGAAACGGAGCCTACCCTTAATTTTGACCTGACGATATTGCTCGGAATTGTTTTGGCACTTTTGGTCGGTTGTTTGTTTTTTATCCTTATTCCGAAAATGGGGAAGCTGAATGGTGAGGTTAAACGAAAATGA
- the esaA gene encoding type VII secretion protein EsaA: MSEKIKPMLLIGKILVILALPILFFSYIGQNPMKKTETASREIAIVNEDNGTEFNKKPIYMGSELVTTLDKDSEYEWFVVNRSTAESGLANEKYDAVIYFPSDFSENIYTFDDEQPVKAGLKYKVQPSLNAENMEKVQKELEKTKSKMNKHISTQYWSYVSQSVEDIRKKFDNVLAKEIAFQNTMYEFYTPSSESLAGEIKQHKDMLEGVFAQTKDAGKTSTETMGEIGDTKAQMASFVKDVVSFEEYQQAQSNLFEKASTQNQQLVKESIQSYDKVLNEGNQSVPEIQQGMNTEFSLNDQGISENVGIMQQKLDSSNNELEQFSTSMKDKQVEQITKITQDQQSSIEQLKQSEEGGLDNLQSTLLMQRGNLASSSGDGEIIDEGTTSIEDIETETGKGESDAAPSKKDPIDELSLQVLLDQINGINTALESLVPAEGSEGTAEQINILTAELQAEINNLSGTVNGRTGNYNQVITEFNTLVDSYSDLLAQFTQLQTDYNELGTNYKDLGDQWKKSQEDIQKLQDIQSMTIDEAIAEIKNLEQSLLEKVGGERRAMLVKAFDNPITNRDSTTLLAYYGSLSSYGELAERVTEANVDKVFAANIKELENLKNGVSGNVDEEAKLVKASLAGVNEDFGMFSDSIMGYMQEYDANVESGQKATLAELAAITERAQGVSANLSDHLEAPELETEPPVNLDGEMFVSLQDNTATTVGFISDLVNSVAERQDTVTKDTADLQAKVGSVQERADQLNDNWSQNVDSTVKIKTDVYSVLNNTLVDDQQNGYVYEYLANPVQISGEVLHQEKVNIPPIVMLVIILISGLLIGFFMHHYETIPMMVHVALFTLLNLIVGLIISIYGLKIYPLGDMQEIKWTVFTVLLLFFCSAFTRLAFSIGPFVGAILVIGLISFFTIPLLDLIMPNFNVEHPVADVYMSIQFGNQSAFIPAIIILIVLTLIGTVIPYIVKRLTERREMAHEVE, from the coding sequence GTGTCTGAAAAAATAAAACCGATGCTATTAATCGGTAAAATACTGGTGATCTTAGCGCTGCCAATCCTGTTTTTTTCCTATATTGGCCAAAATCCAATGAAAAAGACAGAAACGGCTTCTCGTGAAATCGCCATTGTAAATGAAGATAATGGCACTGAATTTAACAAAAAACCCATTTACATGGGCTCAGAGCTTGTTACCACATTGGACAAGGATTCTGAATATGAGTGGTTTGTGGTTAATAGAAGTACGGCGGAAAGTGGACTTGCAAATGAAAAGTATGATGCAGTTATATATTTTCCATCCGATTTTTCAGAGAATATTTATACGTTCGATGATGAACAGCCTGTCAAGGCGGGGTTGAAATACAAGGTACAACCTAGTTTGAATGCAGAGAATATGGAAAAGGTACAAAAGGAATTAGAGAAGACAAAGAGCAAAATGAATAAGCATATTTCCACACAGTATTGGAGCTATGTTTCCCAATCAGTCGAGGACATTCGTAAGAAGTTCGATAATGTCCTAGCTAAAGAAATCGCTTTTCAAAACACGATGTATGAGTTTTATACTCCAAGCTCGGAAAGCCTTGCTGGCGAAATCAAGCAGCATAAGGACATGCTTGAAGGAGTCTTTGCCCAGACGAAGGATGCAGGGAAAACGAGTACTGAAACAATGGGTGAAATCGGGGACACTAAGGCCCAAATGGCTTCCTTTGTGAAGGATGTTGTTTCTTTTGAGGAGTATCAACAAGCTCAAAGTAACCTTTTTGAGAAGGCATCGACCCAAAATCAGCAGCTTGTCAAGGAGAGTATTCAATCATATGACAAGGTGTTGAATGAAGGGAACCAATCTGTACCAGAGATTCAGCAAGGGATGAATACGGAATTCAGTCTTAATGATCAAGGCATTAGTGAGAATGTTGGAATCATGCAGCAGAAACTTGATTCTAGTAATAATGAATTGGAACAGTTTTCAACAAGCATGAAAGACAAACAAGTAGAACAAATCACGAAAATCACCCAAGATCAACAAAGCTCAATTGAACAATTGAAACAATCTGAAGAGGGGGGTCTTGATAACCTTCAGTCTACTTTACTAATGCAAAGGGGAAATCTTGCAAGCAGCTCTGGTGATGGGGAAATTATCGATGAAGGAACGACCTCTATAGAAGATATTGAAACGGAAACGGGTAAAGGTGAATCGGATGCTGCTCCTTCAAAGAAGGATCCGATTGATGAACTATCACTCCAGGTACTGCTGGATCAAATAAATGGCATCAACACGGCACTTGAAAGTTTGGTGCCGGCAGAGGGAAGTGAAGGTACTGCCGAACAAATCAACATTCTTACGGCAGAACTCCAAGCAGAAATCAATAATCTTAGCGGCACAGTGAACGGCAGAACGGGAAATTATAATCAAGTGATTACGGAGTTTAATACACTGGTAGATTCATATAGTGATCTGCTCGCTCAGTTTACGCAATTACAGACTGATTATAATGAACTCGGCACGAATTATAAGGATTTAGGTGACCAATGGAAAAAGTCACAGGAAGATATTCAAAAATTACAGGACATCCAGAGTATGACAATCGACGAGGCCATCGCAGAGATCAAGAATCTCGAACAGTCACTCCTTGAAAAAGTGGGGGGAGAAAGGCGGGCAATGTTGGTGAAGGCCTTTGATAATCCTATCACTAACCGGGATTCAACTACCCTCCTTGCCTATTACGGTTCGCTCTCATCTTATGGTGAATTGGCTGAAAGAGTCACGGAAGCAAATGTAGATAAGGTATTTGCAGCCAATATAAAAGAATTGGAAAACTTGAAAAATGGGGTTTCCGGAAACGTAGATGAAGAAGCAAAGCTCGTCAAGGCGAGTTTAGCGGGAGTTAATGAAGACTTTGGAATGTTCTCCGACTCCATTATGGGTTATATGCAGGAATATGATGCAAACGTCGAATCAGGGCAGAAAGCAACTTTAGCTGAATTAGCGGCAATTACCGAAAGGGCTCAAGGAGTGTCTGCCAATTTGTCAGATCATTTGGAAGCTCCTGAATTAGAGACGGAACCGCCAGTAAACCTTGATGGCGAAATGTTTGTATCACTTCAAGACAATACGGCAACAACTGTCGGCTTCATTTCAGACCTTGTCAACTCTGTAGCGGAACGACAAGACACGGTTACGAAGGATACAGCAGACCTGCAAGCGAAAGTGGGGTCCGTACAGGAAAGGGCCGATCAGCTTAATGATAATTGGTCCCAAAATGTAGACTCAACCGTAAAAATCAAGACAGACGTATATAGTGTCTTGAATAACACTCTGGTCGATGATCAGCAGAACGGGTATGTGTATGAATATTTAGCGAATCCCGTTCAAATAAGCGGTGAAGTCCTTCATCAGGAAAAGGTTAATATCCCGCCAATCGTCATGTTGGTGATCATACTCATTTCTGGGTTATTGATCGGTTTCTTCATGCATCATTATGAAACCATTCCAATGATGGTCCATGTGGCCTTGTTTACCTTATTGAATCTGATCGTAGGTTTAATAATCAGCATATATGGTTTGAAGATTTATCCACTGGGAGATATGCAGGAGATTAAATGGACTGTTTTCACTGTCCTGCTTTTATTCTTCTGTTCAGCGTTTACACGACTTGCCTTCTCAATTGGTCCGTTTGTCGGTGCTATCCTTGTGATTGGTTTGATCAGTTTCTTTACCATTCCATTATTGGATTTAATCATGCCGAATTTCAATGTTGAACACCCTGTTGCAGACGTATACATGTCCATTCAATTCGGTAATCAGTCTGCATTCATTCCGGCTATCATCATCTTGATTGTACTGACGCTTATCGGAACGGTCATTCCATATATAGTGAAGCGTCTGACAGAAAGAAGAGAAATGGCCCATGAAGTGGAGTAA
- a CDS encoding MoxR family ATPase: MIYKQINQKLEMILGNIEKVIIGKRDIAELSIVALLSGGHVLLEDVPGVGKTVMVRALAKSIGASFKRIQFTPDLLPSDVTGVSIFNPKEQEFIFRPGPIMGHIILADEINRTSPKTQSALLEAMEEASVTIDGVTRGLEKPFFVMATQNPIEYEGTYPLPEAQLDRFLLKMKMGYPSVEDEMEVLHRAQHMAPLEELESVITIDELIALQAEVKAVIVDDIIKRYIVELAIRTRTHEGVYLGVSPRGSIALMKAAQAYALIQGRDYVLPDDIQYLVPFVFSHRLILKPEANYDGFDAGMVIHEIVATTQVPVKRAVT, from the coding sequence ATGATTTATAAGCAGATCAATCAAAAGCTGGAAATGATTCTAGGGAATATCGAAAAGGTGATTATCGGAAAACGGGATATAGCAGAACTAAGCATCGTGGCACTTCTTTCCGGCGGGCATGTCTTATTGGAGGATGTTCCGGGTGTGGGAAAGACAGTCATGGTAAGGGCACTGGCAAAATCAATAGGTGCAAGCTTTAAACGTATACAATTCACGCCTGATTTACTGCCTTCTGATGTAACTGGTGTTTCGATCTTTAATCCTAAGGAACAAGAATTCATTTTTAGACCGGGACCGATAATGGGACATATAATTTTAGCCGATGAAATTAACCGGACCTCGCCAAAAACGCAGTCTGCCTTGCTTGAAGCCATGGAAGAGGCAAGTGTGACGATAGATGGTGTCACAAGAGGATTGGAGAAGCCCTTTTTCGTAATGGCAACACAAAATCCGATCGAGTACGAGGGAACATATCCGCTTCCAGAGGCTCAATTGGATAGATTCCTATTAAAAATGAAAATGGGCTATCCAAGTGTGGAAGACGAGATGGAGGTACTTCATAGAGCTCAACATATGGCACCGCTTGAGGAGCTGGAATCCGTCATCACCATAGATGAATTGATAGCATTACAGGCAGAGGTAAAAGCAGTGATAGTGGATGACATAATAAAACGTTATATCGTTGAGTTGGCGATACGAACCCGTACTCATGAAGGGGTCTATTTGGGGGTAAGCCCGCGTGGATCGATAGCCTTGATGAAAGCAGCTCAAGCATACGCACTGATTCAGGGAAGGGACTATGTTCTACCGGACGATATTCAATATTTAGTTCCATTCGTATTCTCCCACCGGCTCATTTTGAAACCTGAAGCTAATTATGATGGATTCGATGCAGGAATGGTGATACATGAAATTGTCGCGACAACTCAAGTGCCTGTGAAGCGGGCTGTGACCTGA
- the essC gene encoding type VII secretion protein EssC produces MSLLWIYSKGTYQSFTIKDDHKGPITIGPSKQDTITVYSVPFEHGPIKLRKQNGLDEFEVFREEKKLGDVKPFQSFTFHEGEETIEIFYTAGELEESLYYIGNLKEITISAKLGATFRKEGPVSGNGFSFVLHKGQWLLVPKENSGIFLNGEKVTKAVPVQNGDLICWPNMVLRLIEGDLLMIHSAESYETSLSKMKKPISEMKKSYPQYRRTPRMIYELPDEKVTISFPSQESEDNNRGLWLILMPPLMMLIVMGVITIIQPRGIFIIISIVMFTTTLVTSTVQYFKDKKKQKFREEKRQRVYTRYLEQKREELQELSERQKNVLLYHYPSFERMKHLTDSISDRIWERTVDSEDALHFKIGTAAIPSSYEVSVNSNDMSNRDIDDLLEQSQELVEVYKNLDDLPLSIDLSSGSMGLVGKESIVKRELQQLIGQLAFFHSYHDVRFVAIFPEKDYQEWEWMKWLPHFQLPHAYAKGLIYNEQSRDQLLTSIYQLLRERDLDENKGKVRFTPHFVFIVTDRNLIAEHVILEYLEGKTEDLGISTIFAADAKESLTENVHTLVKYINDRDGEILIQQTKAVHTPFTLDTHTKEGNERYARTLRSLDHQKGMNNSIPETVSFLELLKAREVEDLPISQNWQTNQSSKSLAVPIGLKGKTDRVELNLHEKAHGPHGLVAGTTGSGKSELLQTYILSLAVHYHPHEVAFLLIDYKGGGMAQPFRQIPHLLGVITNIEGSKNFSARALASINSELKKRQRMFDRYEVNHINDYTDLYKEGKADEPLPHLFLISDEFAELKNEEPDFIRELVSTARIGRSLGVHLILATQKPGGVIDNQIWSNARFKISLKVQDANDSKEILKNSDAANITVTGRGYLQVGNNEVYELFQSAWSGAPYLEDTVGSEDEVALVTDLGLVQISNVSEQITNKRKEKISEIEAVADRIVATQEEMEIKKLASPWLPPLSDRLSRNAERSLASNQFHLGMKDEPELQSQTNYVYNWIEDGNVGVFGSSGYGKSTTVLTLLFSFADQFSPEELHYYIFDFGNSALLPIRQLPHTGEYFRFDELRKIEKFMLFMKSEMERRKQLFSEKELSNIKLYNALVEDKLPIIYIVVDNFDLVKDEMQDQEAQFVQFARDGQSLGIFMILTATRINAIRQPLMNSLKTKVVHYLMDSSEQYSVLGRTPYENEPVPGRALVKKDQTYLTQVYLPADGADDIAVLEEMKQAVAEHKVKYKEIAKPPAIPMLPTRLDSSSFKSYCSQAIKKDSIPIGLSEESVTPVFVELNSNPFLLVVGQSRKGKTHVLKVLLESLLTQTIVEIGLFDGVDRGLSSYALEEKVRYVETKDQITEWLDHITGIFEERERRYLEALEMKPMKQLEFPTIMFVIDSISRIQQTIDGRIQDRISGLMKQYSHLGFSVIVAGNANDFTKGYDSLTTELKQVRQAVLLLKKSDQSLYTLSYSRKEEEIQPGYGYFVLNGQESKIQIPLSEERRRVQESV; encoded by the coding sequence ATGAGTTTATTATGGATTTATTCTAAGGGGACCTATCAGTCCTTCACGATCAAGGATGATCATAAAGGTCCGATCACGATTGGCCCATCAAAGCAGGATACGATCACCGTCTATTCCGTTCCCTTTGAACATGGACCTATCAAGCTGAGAAAGCAAAATGGGCTTGATGAGTTTGAGGTGTTTAGAGAGGAAAAGAAGCTTGGCGATGTAAAGCCGTTTCAAAGCTTCACCTTTCATGAAGGAGAAGAAACGATCGAGATTTTTTATACGGCAGGGGAATTGGAAGAAAGCCTCTATTATATTGGCAATTTGAAAGAAATCACTATATCAGCCAAGCTGGGAGCGACTTTCCGTAAAGAAGGACCCGTTTCCGGCAATGGCTTTTCCTTTGTGCTTCATAAAGGGCAATGGCTTCTCGTGCCAAAGGAAAATAGCGGGATTTTCCTGAATGGTGAAAAGGTAACGAAGGCTGTTCCCGTTCAAAATGGCGATCTGATTTGCTGGCCAAATATGGTGCTGAGGTTGATTGAAGGCGACTTATTGATGATTCATAGTGCCGAGAGTTATGAAACATCTTTATCTAAAATGAAGAAGCCAATCTCTGAAATGAAGAAAAGCTATCCACAATATCGCCGTACACCAAGGATGATCTATGAATTGCCGGATGAGAAAGTGACGATATCATTTCCGAGCCAAGAATCGGAAGATAATAATAGAGGGTTATGGCTAATCCTTATGCCACCGTTAATGATGCTTATTGTCATGGGGGTCATCACGATCATTCAACCTCGGGGCATTTTCATCATCATATCGATCGTGATGTTCACAACGACTTTAGTTACCTCGACGGTACAATACTTTAAAGACAAAAAGAAGCAAAAATTCAGAGAAGAAAAACGTCAACGCGTTTATACCAGGTATCTAGAGCAGAAGAGGGAAGAACTGCAAGAGCTGTCTGAAAGGCAAAAGAATGTGCTGTTGTATCATTACCCTTCTTTTGAAAGGATGAAGCATCTGACCGATAGTATCAGCGACCGTATTTGGGAGCGAACAGTGGATAGTGAAGACGCTCTCCACTTTAAGATAGGAACGGCGGCCATACCCTCAAGTTATGAGGTGTCGGTTAATAGTAACGATATGTCCAATCGTGATATAGATGATTTACTTGAGCAGTCGCAGGAACTTGTGGAGGTATACAAAAACCTGGATGATCTTCCGTTATCCATTGATTTATCAAGCGGATCGATGGGTCTGGTTGGAAAGGAATCGATTGTTAAACGTGAGTTGCAACAATTGATTGGGCAACTGGCCTTTTTTCATAGTTATCATGATGTACGATTTGTGGCCATTTTTCCGGAAAAGGATTACCAAGAATGGGAATGGATGAAATGGCTCCCTCATTTTCAATTGCCGCATGCCTATGCAAAAGGCCTTATATACAATGAGCAATCACGCGACCAGCTACTTACTTCGATTTATCAGCTATTGAGGGAAAGAGATTTGGATGAGAACAAAGGGAAAGTAAGATTCACTCCCCATTTTGTCTTTATTGTCACGGATCGCAATTTAATTGCAGAGCATGTCATATTGGAATATTTAGAGGGTAAAACAGAAGATTTAGGTATCTCGACGATTTTTGCTGCGGATGCAAAAGAGAGTTTGACGGAAAATGTCCATACGCTTGTTAAGTATATAAATGATCGCGATGGTGAGATTCTCATCCAACAAACGAAGGCTGTTCATACCCCTTTTACACTTGATACACATACAAAAGAAGGTAATGAGCGTTATGCACGTACGCTGCGTTCACTGGATCATCAAAAGGGGATGAACAATTCAATACCAGAAACGGTTTCATTTCTGGAGTTATTGAAAGCTCGTGAAGTGGAAGATCTACCTATCAGCCAAAACTGGCAGACCAATCAGTCTTCCAAATCCCTGGCAGTACCGATTGGATTGAAAGGGAAAACGGATAGGGTTGAATTGAACTTGCATGAAAAGGCGCATGGCCCCCATGGATTGGTTGCTGGTACGACAGGATCGGGGAAAAGTGAATTACTGCAAACTTACATCCTATCATTAGCCGTTCATTATCATCCGCATGAAGTTGCCTTTTTGCTCATTGATTATAAAGGTGGGGGAATGGCGCAGCCATTCAGACAGATTCCGCATCTGCTGGGAGTCATTACGAATATCGAAGGAAGCAAGAACTTCAGTGCCAGGGCACTGGCCTCCATTAATAGTGAATTGAAGAAACGTCAGCGCATGTTTGATCGATATGAAGTCAACCATATCAACGATTACACGGATTTATACAAAGAAGGCAAAGCGGATGAACCGTTACCGCATTTATTTTTGATATCAGATGAGTTTGCGGAACTTAAAAACGAAGAACCCGATTTCATCAGGGAATTAGTGAGTACGGCAAGAATTGGACGGAGCTTGGGTGTTCATTTAATTCTTGCTACACAAAAGCCTGGCGGTGTTATCGATAACCAGATTTGGAGTAATGCCCGTTTTAAAATTTCCTTAAAAGTGCAGGATGCCAATGATAGTAAGGAAATTCTTAAAAATAGCGATGCGGCAAATATTACTGTCACCGGACGGGGATATTTGCAGGTGGGAAATAACGAGGTTTATGAATTGTTCCAGTCTGCATGGAGCGGTGCACCCTATTTAGAGGATACGGTTGGATCTGAGGATGAAGTGGCACTTGTCACAGACCTTGGTCTTGTTCAAATCTCAAATGTATCGGAACAGATCACTAATAAGAGGAAAGAAAAGATTAGTGAAATTGAAGCCGTGGCGGATCGAATTGTGGCGACACAGGAAGAAATGGAGATTAAGAAGTTGGCAAGCCCATGGCTACCGCCTCTTTCAGATCGTTTATCGAGAAACGCTGAAAGAAGCTTGGCGAGCAATCAATTCCACCTAGGAATGAAGGATGAGCCCGAATTGCAGAGCCAGACAAATTATGTCTATAACTGGATTGAAGATGGGAATGTTGGGGTTTTTGGTTCTTCCGGATACGGCAAGTCAACCACCGTTTTGACACTTCTCTTTAGTTTTGCAGATCAATTCAGTCCTGAAGAACTGCATTATTATATTTTCGATTTCGGGAATAGCGCTTTACTGCCAATACGCCAGCTGCCTCATACTGGGGAATACTTTAGGTTCGATGAGTTAAGGAAAATTGAAAAATTCATGTTATTCATGAAGTCGGAGATGGAAAGGCGTAAGCAGCTTTTTTCAGAAAAGGAGCTTAGTAACATAAAGCTTTATAATGCATTAGTGGAAGATAAATTGCCGATTATTTATATCGTGGTCGACAATTTTGACTTAGTGAAGGATGAGATGCAAGACCAGGAAGCGCAATTCGTTCAGTTTGCACGGGATGGACAATCACTTGGAATATTCATGATTTTAACCGCAACGAGAATCAATGCGATTCGCCAGCCGTTAATGAATAGTCTTAAGACGAAGGTCGTCCATTACTTAATGGACAGTTCGGAGCAATATTCAGTTTTGGGGAGGACCCCTTATGAAAATGAACCTGTTCCGGGTAGGGCGTTGGTGAAAAAGGACCAAACCTATCTCACACAGGTTTATTTACCAGCTGATGGAGCGGATGATATAGCCGTTTTGGAAGAAATGAAACAAGCGGTGGCAGAACATAAGGTTAAATATAAGGAAATAGCCAAACCGCCGGCGATTCCGATGTTACCGACGCGACTTGATTCCAGCAGCTTCAAGAGTTACTGCTCACAAGCCATTAAGAAGGATTCCATTCCAATCGGGCTTTCTGAGGAAAGCGTTACACCTGTTTTCGTGGAGTTGAATTCCAATCCATTCCTGCTTGTCGTAGGACAGTCACGTAAAGGGAAAACCCATGTCCTTAAAGTGCTCTTGGAATCGTTGCTTACACAGACGATTGTGGAAATTGGTTTATTTGACGGAGTTGATCGTGGCCTATCTTCATATGCGTTAGAGGAGAAGGTACGCTATGTGGAAACAAAAGATCAGATAACCGAATGGCTTGATCATATCACTGGAATATTTGAAGAACGTGAACGACGTTATCTAGAGGCGTTGGAAATGAAACCGATGAAGCAACTGGAATTCCCAACGATCATGTTTGTCATAGATAGCATTTCAAGAATCCAACAAACGATCGACGGCAGGATTCAGGATAGGATCAGTGGTTTGATGAAACAGTACAGCCATCTCGGGTTTAGTGTGATTGTCGCTGGAAATGCCAACGACTTCACCAAGGGGTATGATTCGTTGACAACCGAACTGAAACAAGTCAGACAGGCTGTTTTGCTTCTTAAAAAATCGGACCAAAGCTTGTACACCCTCTCGTATTCCAGAAAAGAAGAAGAAATACAGCCGGGGTACGGATACTTTGTGCTGAATGGCCAGGAGAGTAAAATCCAAATTCCACTAAGTGAAGAAAGAAGGAGAGTGCAAGAGAGTGTCTGA